The Ancylothrix sp. D3o DNA segment TGAATCATGTCAAGGCTGCCGGGATAACGACTTGTTCGGGTGGCATTTTGGGAATGGGCGAATCAAACGATGATGTAATTGATTTGGCGCTTTCCTTGCGAAATTTGGGCGTGACGAGTGTGCCGGTGAATTTTCTCATCCCGATTCCGGGGACACCGTTTGCCGGCTTGCAGGCGTTGAACCCGCGTCAGTGTTTGCGTATTCTTTGCCTGTTTCGATTTTTGTTGCCTTCTCAAGAAATTCGGATTGCCGGTGGTCGAGAAGTGCATTTAAGAAGTTTGCAACCGCTAGGTTTATACGCCGCAAATTCAATTTTTGTGGGCGATTATTTGACGACGCCAGGACAAGCGGCTAATCAAGATTGGGAGATGATTAAAGATAGCGGTTTTGTCTTAGAATCTGCTGATGGTTCGCCTTTGGGATAAGGCAAATTTCCAAAAAAAACGCGAGGGGTGGGCAATGTCCACCCTTTCTTGAGACCGTTAGGCTGAATAAATTACAGAAAAAAAATATTCAAAATGCCTGGTTTTGTATTAATTGATACTTTACTTAGTGATGGATTAAGAGAATATAAGGTCAACCATTGAGCAAAACAGTTAAAACATCGTTAAAGATGTCTGTTAGGCCGGTTCAACATTTTAAAACAAAAAAAATGCTTCTAGGGTTCCGACTTTTCAACATTAAAGTGTCTGGTCCAAGAGAAGCAAGCCGTCAACTTACCCCAATTTTGTCGGCTACACGGCGGGATAAAAGCCCGGGAGAAGTTTAGTAACCCCCCAGCGGGTTGCGCTTCTTCTGGGCTTTGTGTTTTGGGATTTTTTAGCTTTCTTTGGCAGAAAAATCTAAGACAAATAACTGCCGATTTAGCTGCAAAATATTTGTTAATTCCTGAATTATTTTCATGTAGAAAGTTTTGATGAAACTGCGATCTCTTTTATCTTATATAGCGCTGTTTTTGGTTAGCTTAACTTTAGCTGTAAGCTGTACCAATCCTGCTGTTTATATCACAACAACTAACTCTTCGGAAACCGCCAGCGGAACGGGGGTTAGGTTAGGTTTTAGTGCATGGCCGGGGTGGTTTCCTTGGCAAGTTGCAGCGGAACAAAAGATTTTTGAGGCGAATAATGTTCAGGTAGATTTAAAGTGGTTTGATGGTTATTTAGACTCAATTAATACGTTGACGGCGGGACAAATTGATGCTAATTCCCAAACCTTGAATGATACGATTAGTTCGGTGGCCGGTGGGGCCGATCAAGTAGTTGTACTGGTGAATGATAATTCCACCGGCAATGATAAAATTATCGTCGCTGAGGGCATTAATTCCATTGAAGATTTAAAAGGTAAAAAAGTTGCCGCTGAAGAAGGAACCGTCGATCATTTTTTATTGCTTTTAGGGTTAAGAAAAGCGGGATTAAGCCCCAAAGATATTAATTTTGTTCCCCTGGAAACCGGCAAAGCTGCGGCGGCGTTTGTTTCGGGACAAGTTGATGCGGTGGGGGTGTTTGCACCGTTTACTACTCAGGCTTTAAAACGTTCTGGTAGTAAGGAATTATTTAGCTCAAAAGATTTTCCGGGGGCTATTCCTGACCACTTGGTATTTACCCGCAAGTTTGTCAATGAACAACCGGAAAAAGTACAGGCAATAATTGATGCTTGGTTTGCCACTTTGGAGTATATGAAAAATAATGCAGAAAAAACAATTGAAATTATGGCAAGGCGGGCCGGTGTGAGTGTTGGAGAATATAAAGAATATGCCGAGGGAACGAAAATTTTTACCATTGAAGAAAACCTGAAAGCGTTTCAACCAGGAACGGATATCACTTCTCTTTATGGTGCCGGTGAGGAAATGTCAAAATTTTTAATGGAGGTGGGATTGGCAACAACCAAACCCGATTTAAGTAAGGTTTTTGATGACCGATTTATAAAAGCCTACGCCGCCAAAGTCAATAAATCTTAAGTTGCCCTTTAATCGCCAAAAAATAAACTATGAATGACGATTTTGATCCGCAACCATTACGACCTTTTATGAAGGATAAAACCATCCG contains these protein-coding regions:
- a CDS encoding ABC transporter substrate-binding protein, translated to MKLRSLLSYIALFLVSLTLAVSCTNPAVYITTTNSSETASGTGVRLGFSAWPGWFPWQVAAEQKIFEANNVQVDLKWFDGYLDSINTLTAGQIDANSQTLNDTISSVAGGADQVVVLVNDNSTGNDKIIVAEGINSIEDLKGKKVAAEEGTVDHFLLLLGLRKAGLSPKDINFVPLETGKAAAAFVSGQVDAVGVFAPFTTQALKRSGSKELFSSKDFPGAIPDHLVFTRKFVNEQPEKVQAIIDAWFATLEYMKNNAEKTIEIMARRAGVSVGEYKEYAEGTKIFTIEENLKAFQPGTDITSLYGAGEEMSKFLMEVGLATTKPDLSKVFDDRFIKAYAAKVNKS